One genomic region from Chthonomonas calidirosea T49 encodes:
- the miaB gene encoding tRNA (N6-isopentenyl adenosine(37)-C2)-methylthiotransferase MiaB: MQELLEKRSKETEEVVGGYHILTWGCQMNEEDSEQMGLFLEGMGYRPVEDMNRAEVILLNTCSVRAKPEEKVWSVLGKLRHLKERRPEIILGVCGCMAQVRAEEFRERAPHVDMVIGTGNIAMLPTLVQQVKQRRAQFSEQAAPLMATSESQGAASLKNFVPLTALALPPRKGAVVTDVPKRVVERKPKLKAHVPIMYGCDKFCTFCIVPLTRGRERSRPPEEIVAEIEMLARQGTKEVTLLGQTVNSYGKNLPGGKVPFYKLLERINAIPGIERIRFTSPYPRDFSDELIEAIARLEHVCEHVHLPLQVGDDELLAHMHRGYTVAQFCEIVDKLRARVPGIAITTDLMLGYPGETEEQFENTLRVVEKIRFDSAFMFAYSPRPGTKAAAMENQVPREVKIQRLNRLIALQNRITCEINAQQVGQIQEVLVEGFSRKDPSKLSGYTRTLKLVHFSMPPGSPRSPQSLIGRLVPVRLTEAHLTGFTGEFAG; encoded by the coding sequence ATGCAAGAGCTTTTGGAGAAGCGATCAAAAGAGACAGAAGAGGTGGTTGGAGGTTATCATATTCTCACATGGGGCTGCCAAATGAACGAGGAGGACTCAGAACAGATGGGGCTCTTCCTCGAAGGGATGGGGTATCGCCCTGTGGAGGATATGAATCGGGCGGAGGTGATTTTGCTCAACACCTGCAGTGTACGTGCCAAGCCGGAGGAAAAGGTTTGGAGCGTTTTGGGGAAGTTGCGACATCTTAAGGAGCGCCGTCCGGAGATCATTCTTGGCGTTTGTGGCTGTATGGCTCAGGTGCGAGCCGAGGAGTTTAGGGAGCGGGCACCCCATGTAGATATGGTTATTGGTACGGGCAACATTGCCATGCTGCCCACGCTTGTGCAGCAGGTGAAGCAACGTCGCGCACAGTTTTCAGAGCAGGCGGCTCCCCTCATGGCTACCTCGGAATCGCAGGGGGCGGCGTCTCTAAAAAATTTTGTTCCGCTCACCGCGCTTGCGTTGCCACCCCGCAAGGGGGCTGTGGTAACCGACGTTCCGAAACGTGTGGTGGAGCGCAAGCCGAAGTTGAAGGCCCATGTGCCTATTATGTACGGTTGTGATAAGTTCTGCACGTTCTGCATTGTGCCCCTTACGCGCGGAAGAGAGCGCAGCCGGCCTCCAGAGGAGATCGTTGCGGAGATAGAGATGCTGGCGCGTCAGGGAACCAAGGAGGTAACCCTGCTTGGACAGACGGTGAACTCCTATGGGAAGAATCTGCCTGGCGGCAAAGTGCCTTTTTATAAGCTGCTAGAGCGCATTAATGCTATTCCGGGCATAGAGCGCATTCGCTTTACTTCACCGTATCCACGAGACTTCAGCGATGAGCTTATCGAGGCCATCGCCAGGCTAGAGCATGTGTGTGAGCATGTCCATCTACCGCTTCAGGTAGGCGATGACGAGCTTTTGGCACATATGCATCGGGGCTACACGGTGGCACAGTTTTGTGAGATTGTGGACAAGCTTCGGGCGCGTGTTCCCGGGATAGCGATCACCACCGACCTTATGCTGGGCTATCCGGGCGAAACAGAAGAACAGTTTGAAAACACGTTGCGTGTGGTGGAAAAGATCCGCTTTGATTCGGCCTTTATGTTCGCCTACAGCCCGCGTCCAGGCACAAAGGCAGCTGCAATGGAGAACCAGGTGCCGCGCGAGGTGAAAATTCAGCGATTGAACCGGCTCATCGCCTTACAAAACCGCATTACATGTGAAATCAATGCTCAACAGGTTGGCCAGATACAGGAGGTGTTGGTCGAGGGGTTCAGTCGTAAAGACCCCAGCAAGCTGAGCGGGTACACACGCACGCTCAAGCTCGTACATTTCAGCATGCCTCCCGGAAGCCCACGTAGCCCCCAGTCGCTTATCGGGCGTTTGGTGCCAGTACGGCTTACGGAGGCACATTTAACAGGCTTTACGGGGGAGTTCGCAGGGTAG
- a CDS encoding LacI family DNA-binding transcriptional regulator has product MARITQKEIARRLNLSQSLVAGVLNNRPGVWVSPENRERILRLARELNYRPNTAARALRRGRTEVVACVFFGPAGYSAIVETLADVVAEKDYDLLVKAVLNEEQAALHIARLLAPGTCDAIILWGLERDIEKPAAQFAEIGIPFVVKGRFEEAHPQWYQADFDHEVMMRNALEFLKARGHRRIAYFGYDDGLVYSQKLFKGYMQAFCDLFGEEPPQSFLGFIAGKGLPEEHEAAMFMERWLSMPEQERPTGAVSAAGRGTWYGVEMALARHGMRLGFQPGEFAMAGQGGTEMPLLFGEGYAYHDVDFITLARAMGQKLLLPLLERQEPETRILRLLPQLRPMETLRFPVAALSQIPSAFSPFTA; this is encoded by the coding sequence GTGGCGCGTATAACCCAAAAAGAGATCGCGAGACGCTTGAACCTATCTCAGAGCCTCGTTGCCGGAGTGTTAAATAATCGGCCGGGCGTTTGGGTTTCTCCGGAGAACCGAGAGCGTATTTTGCGGTTGGCGCGTGAGTTGAACTACCGGCCTAATACCGCGGCGCGTGCCCTTCGCCGTGGGCGTACAGAAGTGGTGGCGTGTGTATTCTTTGGGCCGGCAGGCTATAGCGCCATCGTTGAGACCTTGGCGGATGTGGTGGCGGAAAAAGATTACGACCTGCTAGTGAAGGCGGTGTTGAACGAAGAGCAGGCTGCCCTCCATATCGCGAGGTTATTGGCTCCGGGCACGTGTGATGCCATTATCCTTTGGGGGCTGGAACGTGACATCGAGAAGCCGGCGGCTCAGTTCGCTGAGATCGGCATCCCATTTGTAGTAAAGGGGCGCTTTGAAGAGGCGCACCCGCAGTGGTATCAGGCGGACTTCGATCATGAGGTCATGATGCGAAATGCCCTCGAGTTTTTGAAGGCAAGAGGACATCGCCGGATCGCCTACTTTGGCTATGATGATGGCCTTGTCTACTCACAAAAACTTTTCAAAGGCTACATGCAGGCGTTTTGCGATCTTTTTGGTGAGGAGCCACCGCAGTCGTTCCTTGGTTTTATTGCGGGGAAAGGCTTGCCTGAAGAGCATGAGGCCGCGATGTTCATGGAGCGCTGGCTATCTATGCCGGAACAAGAACGTCCGACGGGGGCCGTCTCGGCCGCAGGACGAGGCACCTGGTACGGTGTGGAGATGGCGTTGGCACGTCATGGCATGCGGTTAGGCTTTCAACCTGGCGAGTTCGCAATGGCCGGACAGGGAGGCACGGAGATGCCGCTGCTGTTCGGCGAGGGCTATGCCTATCACGACGTAGATTTCATCACCCTGGCACGCGCTATGGGCCAGAAGCTGCTGCTGCCGCTCCTTGAACGTCAAGAGCCGGAAACGCGCATTTTGCGCCTTCTGCCTCAACTGCGTCCTATGGAGACGCTTCGCTTCCCGGTTGCGGCGCTGTCACAGATTCCCAGCGCATTTTCACCTTTTACCGCTTAG
- the purB gene encoding adenylosuccinate lyase, translating into MIDRYTTPEMRRLWSRENKTRRWLDVEIAVCEGLEHFGYIPPGTTAKISQNARFDLARIDELEKETRHDVMAFVKNVTENLGEEGRFLHYGVTSYDIVDTALALLLGEACDQIIARAKALNEVIRMRAREHKHTVMIGRTHGIHAEPITFGFKLATWLDEMNNNIERLHQAREAVRVGKVSGAVGTHANIGPEVERYVCERLGLKPAPISTQIIARDRHAQLMATLAILAGSLERFATEIRNLARTEIREVQEYFAPGQKGSSAMPHKRNPWNCETICGLARVVRSNLFPVLESMATWHERDLTNSSVERIVLPDTTTLVDWMLQKFATILEKLEVYPENMRRNLEKMGGLVFSEQIMLALIAKGLSREEAYMVAQRNAARAWAGEDFRQAIASDPDVQKYLTPQEIEEAFSLQHHLKNLEHTFQALAI; encoded by the coding sequence ATGATCGATCGCTACACGACCCCGGAGATGCGAAGGCTTTGGAGCCGGGAAAACAAAACACGTCGCTGGCTGGACGTGGAGATCGCCGTTTGCGAAGGGCTTGAACACTTTGGCTACATTCCGCCCGGAACGACTGCAAAAATAAGCCAAAACGCCCGCTTTGATCTCGCCCGCATCGATGAGTTGGAAAAAGAGACGCGCCATGACGTGATGGCTTTTGTAAAAAACGTGACGGAGAACCTTGGCGAGGAGGGGCGCTTTCTCCACTACGGCGTGACCTCTTACGACATTGTAGATACCGCGCTCGCTCTGCTGCTCGGCGAGGCCTGTGACCAGATCATCGCACGGGCTAAAGCGCTCAACGAGGTCATTCGGATGCGCGCGCGTGAGCATAAGCACACCGTAATGATCGGGCGCACCCATGGCATCCATGCCGAACCCATCACGTTCGGCTTTAAGTTGGCCACCTGGCTCGATGAAATGAACAATAATATCGAGCGGTTACATCAGGCTCGTGAGGCTGTGCGCGTGGGCAAGGTCTCAGGGGCAGTGGGTACGCACGCCAATATCGGCCCCGAAGTGGAGCGCTACGTGTGCGAGCGGCTCGGGCTAAAACCAGCCCCCATCTCTACTCAAATCATCGCTCGCGATCGACATGCCCAACTGATGGCCACGTTGGCCATCTTAGCTGGCTCCCTCGAGCGGTTCGCTACCGAGATCCGTAACCTCGCCCGCACCGAGATCCGTGAGGTCCAAGAGTACTTTGCCCCCGGCCAAAAAGGCTCCTCGGCCATGCCACATAAGCGCAATCCTTGGAACTGTGAAACCATCTGCGGCCTCGCGCGTGTGGTGCGCAGTAACCTCTTTCCCGTTCTCGAATCGATGGCGACATGGCACGAACGGGATCTCACCAATAGCAGTGTGGAGCGCATCGTACTGCCCGACACAACCACGTTGGTGGACTGGATGCTTCAAAAATTCGCGACGATATTAGAGAAATTAGAAGTCTACCCAGAGAATATGCGCCGCAACCTCGAAAAGATGGGTGGACTGGTGTTTTCTGAACAGATCATGCTGGCACTTATTGCGAAGGGTCTGTCACGAGAAGAGGCCTATATGGTGGCTCAGCGCAATGCCGCCAGAGCTTGGGCGGGTGAAGATTTCCGCCAGGCTATCGCCTCCGACCCAGACGTCCAAAAGTATCTTACCCCGCAAGAGATCGAAGAGGCCTTTAGCCTGCAGCATCATCTAAAGAACCTGGAGCATACCTTCCAAGCCTTGGCGATCTAG
- a CDS encoding DUF2628 domain-containing protein: MAQYYVLAQDGNRYGPADIPTLQQWIDENRILPTTMLEDASTGQQLPASALSELRFPTAMPQPTMPSQPTVEATPPTPSAGPIYGRGVQVGYSQPVTAQNTSGMRADVPPEIEALKWNWGAFGCGCLWLLFHGLVLAGIGLFCLNVLLGSMSSVLGNVGAGIGWLIGFGISIWLGLNGHKLAWRYNRYESVDDYFRREQVWTILGFIGFALSLITLVFGILVRLSLGR, from the coding sequence ATGGCACAGTACTATGTGCTTGCGCAAGATGGAAATCGGTACGGGCCGGCAGATATTCCCACTTTGCAGCAGTGGATAGATGAGAACCGTATTCTGCCGACAACGATGTTAGAGGATGCTTCAACGGGTCAGCAGCTGCCCGCCTCCGCGTTAAGCGAGCTGCGGTTTCCCACCGCAATGCCTCAACCCACAATGCCCTCTCAGCCGACTGTGGAGGCTACGCCGCCGACGCCAAGCGCCGGCCCTATCTATGGGAGGGGTGTGCAGGTCGGTTATAGCCAGCCCGTAACGGCTCAGAACACGTCTGGCATGCGCGCGGACGTGCCTCCTGAAATCGAGGCGTTAAAGTGGAACTGGGGCGCTTTTGGTTGTGGTTGCCTATGGCTGCTCTTTCACGGCCTTGTGTTAGCTGGCATCGGGTTGTTTTGCCTCAATGTACTCTTGGGAAGCATGTCGAGTGTACTTGGCAATGTAGGTGCCGGTATCGGGTGGTTAATTGGCTTTGGCATCAGCATATGGTTAGGTCTGAACGGCCATAAGTTAGCTTGGCGCTACAATCGTTATGAGAGCGTAGATGACTATTTTCGACGCGAGCAGGTATGGACGATTTTAGGTTTCATCGGGTTTGCTCTAAGCCTCATCACGCTCGTTTTTGGGATATTGGTTCGTTTAAGTTTAGGCAGGTAG
- a CDS encoding Ppx/GppA phosphatase family protein, whose amino-acid sequence MTATAPRIVAAIDVGTNSVKIIVVDATAGCERLLYENTLICRLGEGMQAYGMRLKEAAIRRTLEALEELVQQARAHGAQQIAAVGTAALREAQNRDEFLQRAQERLGIPIEVISGTEEARLSYLAVRRDPMWRESPRLMVVDIGGGSTEVIVGDSAGKDIAFRVSLEVGAVRLTERFLRSDPPTLAQLDGASQAVRAALEHLPATLRQRPCTLVGVGGTIANLAAIDKGGVQSATELHHHVIPVARLDQILRRLATLSIEERKTIPGLEPARADIIVAGALILSLLLSHLEAEQIAVSIRGLRWGLLYDRFCHETSS is encoded by the coding sequence ATGACCGCTACCGCTCCGCGCATCGTCGCTGCCATAGACGTGGGCACCAATTCGGTAAAGATCATCGTCGTAGACGCCACGGCAGGCTGCGAACGTCTCCTCTACGAAAATACCCTTATCTGTCGGCTCGGGGAGGGAATGCAGGCCTATGGTATGCGCCTCAAAGAGGCGGCCATTCGACGTACCCTAGAGGCCCTCGAGGAGTTGGTGCAGCAAGCGCGCGCCCACGGAGCCCAACAGATCGCCGCGGTAGGTACCGCCGCGTTGCGGGAGGCGCAAAACCGCGACGAGTTTTTGCAGCGTGCCCAAGAGCGACTCGGGATCCCCATCGAGGTGATATCGGGCACAGAGGAGGCGCGTCTCTCGTATTTGGCCGTGAGGCGCGACCCTATGTGGAGGGAAAGCCCGCGCCTTATGGTGGTGGACATCGGTGGGGGCAGCACCGAGGTGATCGTCGGCGACTCGGCAGGCAAAGACATCGCTTTCCGAGTGAGCCTAGAGGTTGGGGCGGTTCGGCTCACGGAACGGTTTTTGCGTTCCGATCCACCAACGCTCGCCCAACTTGATGGAGCGAGCCAGGCCGTTCGCGCCGCCCTCGAACACCTGCCGGCAACATTACGACAACGGCCGTGCACCCTGGTTGGGGTTGGCGGCACCATCGCCAACCTTGCCGCTATAGATAAGGGCGGAGTTCAGAGCGCCACGGAACTGCACCATCATGTTATTCCGGTGGCACGACTAGACCAGATTCTGCGCCGCCTAGCCACCCTATCTATCGAGGAGAGAAAGACGATTCCAGGGCTAGAGCCGGCCCGTGCCGACATCATTGTGGCCGGAGCCCTCATCCTTTCGCTTCTTCTCTCTCACCTAGAAGCCGAGCAGATCGCCGTCAGTATTCGTGGGCTGCGTTGGGGTTTGCTGTACGATCGGTTTTGCCACGAGACTTCGTCTTAG